The Pelodiscus sinensis isolate JC-2024 chromosome 4, ASM4963464v1, whole genome shotgun sequence genomic sequence AAGTTGCCCCAATGTATCAAAGAAAATATGATTTTATCAAGACAAACGaagtttttgaaataacattaagTTTAAAAATATAGATTACGAAAGGAAGCAGTCTATGAAGTGAGGCAAATTATAGGTTTCAATTCTGTGCCAATGTGTGCATGTTTATTGTTCTATGCAACAAATATATCAAGAGATCTGACAAAGCAGTTAACACAAACTGAAGAGCTAGGCAAGAAGAtcctacagtaaaactccaattgtccagcatccagtggtccagcactcctgatagtccgggaccaactggaacccggaagtgctccggccagccggacaattggagctgctctgcccctggcttccccaagtcagccgctggtcagtttcagcagcagctaacttggggaagccgggggcagagtagctggggtgctgccgggtttgtcccGCAGCACCAACCCTCAcctgagtggcgctgcgggacaaacccagcagcaccccagctgctctgccccctggcttTCCTAagtcagccgttggtcagtttcagcagctgctgacttgggaaagccgggggcagagcagctggggtgctgccgggttggtcccgcagcggtgccctctcccacactgcgcAGTTCCCCGCCGACACGCCCCGCTCCCTAGACCTCTCATAGCCCGCCTTCcggtactccagcatatctgataatccggcaccccctgggtcgtaaaggtgccggattaacagaagtttactgtataatgtTGAATACAGAATAAATATTTAACATTAGAGCTCCCTGCTACATTTCCCACTCCTCTGCGCCCTGGCTCCTGGATGAGTCTCCGCACACCCCCGccactccctgccctggagcgcaacctccctatacctgggttCTGTGATCCAGGAATATCCATGGTTCTAccggaccatgaatgttgctggaccagagagtcctagttaAGGGATACACAAcctgtagttcttttttgaaacctgttaaagtcctggttttcacaacatcctctggcaaggcatttgagaggttgactgtgcaccaagtgaagaaaaacttccttttgtttgttttaaacctgctacctattaatttcatttggtaacccctagctcttatgggaataagtaaataacttttctttccacatcagtcatgattttatagacctctatcatatcccccccttagtatcctctttttctaaactgaaaagtcacagtctttttaatctctctccatatgggacccattccaaatccctaataatttctgttgctcttttctgaaccttttccaatgccaatatatcttttttgagacgaggcaaccatatctgtatgcagtattcaagatgtgggcatatcatggatttatatagaagctataagatattctctgtcctaTTCTCAATCCCCTTTTTAATTCATTctaacattgtttgtttttttttgactgctgctgcacactgcgtggatgttttcagagaactatccacaatgactccaagatctctctcttgagtagttatagctaaattagttcccattattttgtatgtatagttggaattatttttccaaagtgcattactttacatttatcaacattacatttcatttgccattttgttgcccaatcactttagtttggtgagatctttcgaagctcttcacaatctgttttgatcttaattatcttgagcagtttagtatcatctgcaaattttgccacgtcactgtttacccttttctccagatcatttataaataagttgaataggactggtcccaggacagaacCTTGGGagactccactagttacctctctccattctgagaacttaccatttattcctatcctttgtttcctgtcttttaaccagttatcaatccatgcaaggaccttccctcttaaaTATTCATGAAAAGACCTTCtctctctattaatagaccctctcTTCAGAGATGTCTTCGTCCAATCCATGTGCTTCTCCACACCcgtcggctttcccccagcccttagtttaaaaacaacttttaaaaggTCGTAGAGTAAAGCGCGAGCAGTctagttccattttggtttaggtggagcccatccttcctgtataaactccccctttcccaaaagattCTCCATTTCCTAATAAACCTAAAcacctcctctctacaccatcatctcaaaCACatattgagactctgaagctctgcctgcctacctggccctgtgcgtgggactggaagcatttcagagaatgccaccatagaggtcctggatttcaatctctttcctagcagcctaaatttggcctccaggacctctctcctaCTCTTTCTTCCctgtgtcattggtacctacaggtaccacgaccaccggctcctccccagcactacacataagtctatctaggtgtctcaagagatccacaacctttgcacTAGGCAGGCAAGTCATCATATgattctcctggtcatcacaaactcagatgtctatatttctaatgattgaattcCCCAGTATTAACAGCTGCCTTTTCCTAATAACTGGAGTTCACTCCCCCGGCGAgatatcctcagtgcgagaggataccacatCATCTGGAACAAGGATcgcaactatgggatggtttccctctacTCTAattgaatgttctccttccctgagaccttcatcctccttaacagcacaggggctgactggaggtgggacagttctacagtgtcccgaaaagcctcatctacgtacCTCTCAGCCTCCTTTAGCTCCTCCTTTAGCTCCACCCTGGTCTCCAAAGCCCAAATGCACCcaaagggccaggagctcctcgCATcgaatgcacacatacgccacctgtccacagggcaggtaatcataaatgctacattgggtgcaataaacaggataacccccactctgctgctgggattctgcctgcattctctctttCAGAGATTATTAGATTATTGATAATGTTTTGGTTATACccgatttaaataaaaacctatCAGGATTCTTTTCATttccaacatttaaaaaaaaatccttcttacTGTCCTTAATTCTATTGGCTTGTGATGGGGCGAAGTAGCCCCATACTGAACTCGCAGGGTTCAGCCACGGATACCTGACTAcagaggccctgcccccgcagccctaacaagcatgcccaggctgcagctcagctataaaagcctggggagaggCTCAGTCTGCGTTGGCAGCCGGAGGGGAAGGACACAGGAAGGGATCTCCTGACCAGCATCAACCAGCAACTCCAGGAGAAGCCAACGAAGATGTTGGGGCCAGTTGGGATGTCTCCGCGGTCGTCCACAGAGAAGTCGCCCCTGGGAATGTGGAGGACCCCGCGAGTATGTAGGAAGAGACCCTGTTAGACCAtttaggaagtggcccaggagcAGCCTCTCGCGCCCCAGGAACCTCAGCACATTTTGGTGGGATTCCCATCTAGGGAGTAGCAGGCcatcctgccactcacagggccctgggccaggacccagtggAATAGGGCGGCCTGGGGACCCCCTACCAAGGGGGCAGCCTCAACCCATCAGTGACCTGCTGtcgcagcccctgcagccgcgTCGTAAAGGGCCGATCAGTGACAGTGCATGGGGACTTGTGACAGTGAGCCCTACCTTAAAGGGCCAACTGGTGGCTCTGTCTAGAGACTTGGGCCAGTGGGCCCTGCGTTAAAGAGACAGTCACTAACTTTGCACAAAGACCTCGGCCAGTGGGCCAACAGGCCCTGCCTTATGTTGTGGAGAGACTCGGGCAGGTGGGCCCTGTGTCAATGTGACTTTTTAGAGAGACTCGAGGCCCTATCCCCGCCCTCCAAGGGTGGCCGAAAAGGCAGCACTGTGACAGCTATAGCTATTTCCTTGTCCCTTTGCTTCCATTAACAACTTTCTGCTACAgcaaacttccgataatccggcacctttgggactcagggggtgccagattatcagatatgccagagtatcaggaggtactctggcaggggggctgtgacgggtctgggggggaaggagaggtctGGCGGGGAACGGTGCAGCATGGGGCGAACCGGGTGCTggtgaggggcggcactgcgggaccaaccgggcagcaccctaGCTGTTCTGCCCTCTCTTCCCTAAGTCTGCCGCTAGtcacagtttcagcagcggcggacttggggaagccgtagggcagaggagctggggtgctgccaggttggtccctcagcaccgcccctcacctgagtggcactgcaggaccaacctggcagcaccccagctgctctgctctgcttctcCAGGTCTgtagctggtcagtttcagcagcagcagcagcagacttggggaagcggcgtggagcagctccagttgtctggctggccagagcacttccgggttccagttggtgctggactatcaggagtgccagaccactggatgacagacaattggagttttactgtattcctAACTTTCAACTTATTTTCATCACTGTTAATGTttcctttcttccatttgttagATATCACTAGGGGACAGTAcccccctgcttgctacgcttGCCCACCCCACTCTCTGGGGGTAGAcagccccagcacctgctcccacCACCAGGGAGGACCAGGCTGAGATGTGGCAGCCCCGGCTTGCCCCAGGTCTCTCCCCgtgcctgctgcttccccccgTGCTCCTCCCAAGGCCAGGCTAGTCCCGGCTCTCCCCACATCCTGGCCACCAGGGTTCAGCTGGGCTGAGGCTCGCCCAGCTTCATCCCTCCATTTGCTGGGAGTtgggccaggctgaggctgaCCCAGCTCTCTCTCGCTGGCTGCCGGGGGGTTGGGCTGAGGCTCTCCCCCCCACTTACCCAAGGACACCCCGACTCTTGCCCTGCTCTGGTGCCTTGCCACCCCacccaccagccccagctcttcctccctgccccagccccgaggctGCCTGTACTCTTGCCCCACTGCCTTCTCCCCTCACTCACAGGCCCTGGCTCTTTCCTCCCCTcggcagccagggaagggggccGGTCAGTGTGATgctggcccagccctccccccaacctAAGTGGTATgtgaggggactggggtgcagggaaggggtgCAACTTCCACCGCCCTGGATCACCAGAGAGGGGGAGACCTTGGAGAGGGGGATGCCCCCCTGGAGCaccggggggaaggagggggaagaggagaggctaCATGGCTTTCAGCTTTGCCCCCCCCAGCATAGGAGAGAGTGGAAGGGATAAGAGGAGAGGCTGCACAGCTCATGAACCCTCCCAGAACACCAGAGGGGGAAAAGCCACGTGGTTTGCAGCTtcagtctcccccttccccagagctctgCGGCCTCCTCAGCCCTACGCAACAGCTAAGCactggagaaaggggagggaaagagagaaggtAAAACAAGGCAGGATGCAGAGTTACGTGATGACCTTATTCTGTCATActgcaggaaaagtttttttaatatatagagagaattttttttatagTTGTATTCACTTTCCCTCttattcagactttttttttttttaaccaacgTGGCCCTTCATCTCAGTTGTTGGATTGTAGCTTTTGGGGCATTTAGTAAGATGTTTTTAAACTATCCtcaattatcattcacatttttttctgattaaattctctCTCCTGCTGATTTGGctcaattgttttcagctttgtacAGTTGGCTCTATTAAAGTATATTAAAGCATATtagaggcagtccccgacttacgcggatccgcacttacgaacggggctctctcgccccggagctcgaaggcagcggtcagccacctcgacctccggggcgagaaaagctgctcccggtgcccctggtctgctggggaccgtctccagcagaccaggggcatcgggagcaaagccgcagccccggcAGGTTTGCtcgtggtgcccctggtctgctggagatggtccccagcagaccaggggcaccgggagcaaagccgcagcggtggcgggtcccacgccagagcaaagcctcagaggcgaggcaccccgccactgcgcctttgctccccgtgtccctggtctgctgggggggggggggggggcgcagacccccctccccccccagcagaccaggcttttgttgtggaccctggggcagagcagctggggcgctgccggttggtcccgcagcgccgctctgggcactactggaccaacccggcagcaccccaactgctctgccccaggcgtcctgattcagccgctgctggtcagtttcagcagtggctgaatcaggatgcctggggcagagcagatggggtgctgctctgccccaggcatccccaagtcagccgttgctgaaactgaccagcgctgactacaggaagcccgaggcacagttgctctgccccgggcttcctggaatcagcggctgatcagtttcagcagcagctgacttggggttcttaagttgaatctgtatgtaagtcggaactggcgtccagattcagccgctgctgaaactgaccgccagttctgacttacatacagattcaacttaagaaccccaagtcagaactggcggtcagtttcagcagcggctgaatctgggcgccagttccgacttacatacagattcaacttaagaacaaacctacagtccctgtctagtacgtaacccggggactgcctgtatacatatataaaaatatgCTTTAACAGAACCAACTTTACAAAACAAACAAGTAAGCTTTATGTATACACGCACGCTTACTTGTTTGGACTTTGTTTGcttgcacattataaatgtgatcaagtcATGATCATTTGAAAGTAAGctaccattaatttttagttctatGATTAGTTATTATCCATTAAAACAAGTTTTAATAAAGAATTCCCATTCACCGAATGCAACACTTTGAGCTTTTACAATATCAGAAAAAAAGAGGTGGTCAAACAAAATTAATTTAGAATGGGAAAATATTCTTAATTTTTCTTACTTATTCCGATCATAGCCAAATATTTCTCGAATATGTTTTGATATTTCTTCCTGGGGTTGCCCTTCATCATCAATGAAATCATCCATTTCAGAATCATATTCATCGTCGTCATCGTCTATTTGCCTTTTATAACTTATAGGTGGAAGAGAAGGCCTTGGAAGACCTAAACGGAAAGAGTAAAATATTTATGACTTCTGTAATCCACAGGGCACTAAATTTTAAtcaaaatgattattttaattatttttctattaATCTTTTTCCCCattattcctctcccctcttCATTAGTGAAATCATTTATTTATCAAGAACTCCATGCAGAAGTATCTATGATTTGTGGTACAGTTTGCAGCTCTGAGCCTCAAGATAAAGTTAATAAAAATACAACTTTTTTGGACATTCCAAGAGTCTCAGCAAGATGAAATATTTCTTCTAAGCTACATAAACAAGCCAAGTTTCCCATCATAACACTCAACTGCATCCCAGAGGAACTTCCAGAATGAAAGGTAATTTATGCTGGAATATTACTCAAGCATGGAATTCTGAATACACTGATATGCAAAAATGCAATCCAATTTACAACTACAAAGATTTTTTAGCTTCACTTCCCAATATTAATAAGATGGAGTATATCCAGACAACACTTAAACATCCCAGGTTTGTTGTGGGATCTAGTGTCTtctaagtgctttgagatccttgaaaAGAAGACACTATTAAATAATTAAGcaagcacaattttaaatgaCATGACTTCAGGAATCCTTCATTTCTCTACCTTTAGCCATTCACCCAGCCACCATTAAAAAGCAGCTTATGTTTAAAAGTTACCTGAAAGAGTTAATGTTTTGGCTGGCTGGACTCCCCTCCTTcctatttacagtaaaactccaattgtccggcatccagtggtccggcactcctgataagtctggcaccaactggaacccggaagtgctctggccagccggacaattggagctgctctgcccccggctttcccaagtcagccgctggtcagtttcagcagcagcggacttggggaagccggggacagagcagctggggtgctgccggattggtcccacagcgccgccctctcccacgctgTGCAGTTCCCTGCCGACCTCCCACCCcctatcccagacccctcatagctccccttctggtactccggcatatTTTATAATCAGGGACCccatgggtcctaaaggtgccggattattggaagttcaCTGTATTATGTACTTTTTCTTTCCCTAGAAAAGACCACACCTATCTAAGGATCTTACTTTCTTGGATATAAATGTcagatgaagaggaaaaaaatactgcAATGAGTGGCAAGGCGAGAGAAAAAGTCGTTCTGCTATTTAGTGACACTCTTCCGAATGCAACATTGGTTATCAGACACACTTAGAAAAATCTATCTACAATTTGCTTGCAATTCTGACCAATTTCAACCCCAGAAGTGTGGCACGAGTACTGCATGAAACTTATTACATAAAACATGAGTTGCTGAAAACAGCATACCTTGTGGATGAAACACTGGTCTATGCCCTGAAGTAGGTCTCGTTCCATTCATCTGTGCAATACTTGGTCTCGAGACTAGATTTTTAGATGAGATTGTTTCTGATACAACAGTGCACTTAGGTTTTGGAGTTGAAACTGAGCTGCTACCTGGTCGCCCAGGTCCCACACCTGAACTGACTGACTTTGCAGGTCCTATCCCGACACCACTTCCTGGCCGCCCAGGCACCACACTGGCCCCTGGCCTCCCGGGCCCACCCGACCCCGCACCGCTCCCAGGCCTCCCGGGCCCACCCGACCCCGCACCGCTCCCAGGCCTCCCGGGCCCGCCCGTCCCCACACCGCTTCCCGGCCTCCCGGGCCCACCCGTCCCTGCACTGCTCCCTGGCCTCCCCATCCCGCTCGTCCCCGCACTGCTCCCCAGCCTCCCCGTCACGCCCGTCACCGCACCGCTCCCCGGCCGCCCGGGCCCGCCCGAGACTGCACCACTCCCCGGCCGCCCAGGCCCGCCTGtccctgcactgctccccagCCGCCCGTGCCCACCACTCGTCCCGGCACCACTCCCCGGCCGCCCGTGTCCGCCTGTCCCCACACCACTCCCCGGCCGCCCAGGGCCGCCTGTCCCCACACCACTCCCCGGCCGCCCAGGGCCGCCTGTCCCCGCACCACTCCCCGGCCGCCCGGGCCCGCCTGTTCCCGCACCACTCCCCGGCCGCCCGGGCCCGCCTGTTCCCGCACCGCTCCCTGGACGCCCGGGCCCAGCTGTCCCCGCACCACTCCCAGGCCGCCCGGGCCCAGCTGTCCCCGCACCACTCCCAGGCCCACTGGTCCCCGTACTACTCCCAGGCCGCCCAGGTCCCATACTGCTCCCCGGCCGCCCGGGCCCACCCGTTCCTGTAATGCTCCCTGGCCTCCCTGAGCTGGAGTTTTTAGCAATTTCATGGTGGGGGGGTGCTGCACTACTCAGTTTTGGGTGGCTAGAACTAGATTTTTTCAGACTAAGTTCTTTAGCAGACTGTACTCTCTGAGCCCCATCAGAAGGTGTTTTTGAGCTTAATGTATGAGAGTTTGACCCAAATTTTCCTACTCCATTGACTGAAGATTTACTATGGATGCCACTAGATGAGCTTTTTAAAGATCCATATTGTGTAACTTTTGCTTTTTCCACTTGATTGGATTTGGAGGAAGATGATGACTTTGCATGTTTGTCGCTACACACTGGCCCACTGGATTTCTTATCAGCACCACacacagaggagaagctgcctttTGAAGAGGAATGTTTATCCACTGAATTTTTGCTAAGTTTTGCATTTATAAACTCtttatgagaaataatttttttgGATGAACTTGATGCAGTTACATTCTTAATCTCTTtgtcaagtttttttttctctttctgggtttcctcctttttgtttttcctctccaaaaattctctctctctcaattctTCTGCTGTTCTTGGCCTTTCTTCAGTCTTTTTCACTACTTTTATTTCTACTGGTTCGTACTGTTTTTTTTCAGCCAGTCTCAGAAGATCCATAAAGTTCATAGGGTTAGGAGCACTTTTGGGAGGTGCCTTTGGTTTCACAGGAGCTTTGGAAGGTTTCTCTTCATATTCCTCTGGTTCATGCTCAGATTCAGTCTGACTATATTCAAATTGCTCTGCATCATCTTCTGTCCCATATTCTGCATCTGTGCATCGACTGACATTTTCAGAAGTCTGCCTTTTTTTAGGCTTCTCCTCAATAGGAATACCATTATAGCCATAAAAGTTGTCCTTTGTCCGTGAGGCCATAGCTCTTGCTTTGCGGTCATGTTTCAGTTCAACACGCTTAGCTAGAAGttcctccttcttcctttttGCCGCTAGTTCTGTAAAAGAATATGAGGAAAAGATTTTTCAGTCTAAGGTTTTTCTAATCTAAAATTTTAGAGATAATGAATTCCAGGAGAGTTAAGTAAATATTATGAAGAACATAGCTACAGTTCAGTTTGCATACaactagagcagaggtgggccataatttttgaagtgacccGGGGTAgggccagaaggggaggggcctaatccagaaggggcaggtccagaatgcttctgggcttcctcacccccagaccatagttggtctgggggtggtgaagcccctttgcccccccccttcccactaagcacccatgctcCTGGCGGGGCGAGACGAGgctacacacactcccccacccccaggccctgattggcctggagaagCACGAGGCCTTCTCCCCCACTGCGAGCAGTGcttggcactttgaagtgccatgcacTCCTTATAGGACCAGgacagggcgaaggaagcttcacgcagctcccccgcccctaaGCCCTgataggcctgggggcaggagaagcacgcgaagcctcctcctgccctgaaaggagcgtgcagcacttcaaagtgccatgcactcctcgcagggccagggggagggcggaggaaactttgcatgctcctcctgccccccaggccaatcacgatttgggggcaggggagcacgtgacctctcctcctgccctgcaagcagtgtgcggcacttcaaagcactGTGTGCTGATCACAGGACAGAAGGAAGCTTTgtttgctcccctgcccccaggccctaattgacctggggacaggggagcagcagggtctcaGCGGActgatcaacctgcttggtgggccggatccagcctgcagagacccttttgcccacccatgAACTAGAGGGAACATATACCCAGCTTTAAAACACCAATGGTCTGAATAGAATGTATAGTCAAGAAAGATTTAAGATTAATCCAAATATGGTTAACATATCTAATTTTTAAAGGCATGATGTTATGATGTAAAGACAGGAAGCCCAGCTTTCTGTCACCATCAGACATGGCTAAATAAGCTTT encodes the following:
- the SPTY2D1 gene encoding protein SPT2 homolog, producing MDFREILMVASEQQGLSSVSKRYSLAVGPPKKDPRVKGVQSKAVQAFLRRKEEEIRQKELAAKRKKEELLAKRVELKHDRKARAMASRTKDNFYGYNGIPIEEKPKKRQTSENVSRCTDAEYGTEDDAEQFEYSQTESEHEPEEYEEKPSKAPVKPKAPPKSAPNPMNFMDLLRLAEKKQYEPVEIKVVKKTEERPRTAEELREREFLERKNKKEETQKEKKKLDKEIKNVTASSSSKKIISHKEFINAKLSKNSVDKHSSSKGSFSSVCGADKKSSGPVCSDKHAKSSSSSKSNQVEKAKVTQYGSLKSSSSGIHSKSSVNGVGKFGSNSHTLSSKTPSDGAQRVQSAKELSLKKSSSSHPKLSSAAPPHHEIAKNSSSGRPGSITGTGGPGRPGSSMGPGRPGSSTGTSGPGSGAGTAGPGRPGSGAGTAGPGRPGSGAGTGGPGRPGSGAGTGGPGRPGSGAGTGGPGRPGSGVGTGGPGRPGSGVGTGGHGRPGSGAGTSGGHGRLGSSAGTGGPGRPGSGAVSGGPGRPGSGAVTGVTGRLGSSAGTSGMGRPGSSAGTGGPGRPGSGVGTGGPGRPGSGAGSGGPGRPGSGAGSGGPGRPGASVVPGRPGSGVGIGPAKSVSSGVGPGRPGSSSVSTPKPKCTVVSETISSKNLVSRPSIAQMNGTRPTSGHRPVFHPQGLPRPSLPPISYKRQIDDDDDEYDSEMDDFIDDEGQPQEEISKHIREIFGYDRNKYKDDSDYALRYMESSWKEQQKEEARSLRLGVQEDLEEMRREEEELKRKRQAKKLRTH